In one Streptomyces venezuelae genomic region, the following are encoded:
- a CDS encoding RNA polymerase-binding protein RbpA: protein MASGNAIRGSRVGAGPMGEAERGESAPRLRISFWCSNGHETQPSFASDAQVPDTWDCPRCGFPAGQDRDNPPDPPRTEPYKTHLAYVRERRSDADGEAILAEALAKLRGEI, encoded by the coding sequence GTGGCAAGTGGCAACGCGATCCGAGGAAGTCGGGTCGGGGCGGGGCCGATGGGCGAGGCCGAGCGCGGTGAGTCCGCGCCGCGACTGCGCATCTCCTTCTGGTGCTCCAACGGGCACGAGACGCAGCCGAGCTTCGCCAGCGACGCGCAGGTCCCCGATACGTGGGACTGTCCCCGCTGCGGCTTTCCGGCAGGTCAGGACCGGGACAACCCGCCGGACCCGCCGCGCACCGAGCCGTACAAGACGCACCTGGCGTATGTACGCGAGCGGCGCAGCGACGCGGACGGGGAGGCCATCCTCGCGGAAGCGCTCGCCAAACTGCGGGGCGAGATCTAG
- the tpiA gene encoding triose-phosphate isomerase: MTTRTPLMAGNWKMNLNHLEAIAHVQKLAFALADKDYEACEVAVLPPFTDLRSVQTLVDGDKLKIKYGAQDISAQDSGAYTGEISGPMLAKLKCTYVAVGHSERRQYHNETDEICNAKVKAAYKHGLTPILCVGEGLDIRKAGQQVQYTLNQLDGGLKDVPAEQAETIVIAYEPVWAIGTGEVATPEDAQEVCGAIRRRLAELYSQELADKVRIQYGGSVKAKNVADIMAQPDVDGALVGGAALDSDEFVKIVRFGDQ; encoded by the coding sequence ATGACTACGCGTACCCCGCTGATGGCGGGCAACTGGAAGATGAACCTCAACCACCTCGAGGCCATCGCCCACGTCCAGAAGCTCGCCTTCGCCCTGGCGGACAAGGACTACGAGGCCTGCGAGGTCGCCGTCCTGCCGCCCTTCACCGATCTGCGCTCCGTGCAGACCCTGGTCGACGGCGACAAGCTCAAGATCAAGTACGGCGCCCAGGACATCTCGGCGCAGGACTCCGGTGCCTACACCGGCGAGATCTCGGGCCCGATGCTGGCGAAGCTGAAGTGCACCTACGTCGCCGTGGGCCACTCCGAGCGCCGCCAGTACCACAACGAGACCGACGAGATCTGCAACGCCAAGGTGAAGGCCGCGTACAAGCACGGCCTGACCCCGATCCTCTGCGTCGGCGAGGGCCTGGACATCCGCAAGGCAGGACAGCAGGTCCAGTACACGCTGAACCAGCTCGACGGCGGCCTGAAGGACGTCCCGGCCGAGCAGGCCGAGACCATCGTCATCGCCTACGAGCCGGTCTGGGCCATCGGCACCGGCGAGGTCGCGACCCCCGAGGACGCGCAGGAGGTCTGCGGCGCGATCCGCCGCCGCCTCGCCGAGCTGTACTCGCAGGAGCTCGCCGACAAGGTCCGCATCCAGTACGGCGGCTCGGTGAAGGCGAAGAACGTCGCCGACATCATGGCGCAGCCCGACGTGGACGGCGCCCTCGTCGGCGGTGCGGCGCTGGACTCGGACGAGTTCGTCAAGATCGTTCGCTTCGGCGACCAGTGA
- the secG gene encoding preprotein translocase subunit SecG yields the protein MGFSIALIVFSALMMLLVLMHKGKGGGLSDMFGGGMQSSVGGSSVAERNLDRITVVVGLLWFACIVALGLLMKANN from the coding sequence ATGGGGTTCTCGATCGCCCTGATCGTCTTCAGTGCTCTGATGATGTTGCTGGTGCTGATGCACAAGGGCAAGGGCGGCGGTCTTTCCGACATGTTCGGTGGCGGCATGCAGTCGTCCGTCGGCGGTTCCTCCGTCGCGGAGCGCAACCTCGACCGCATCACGGTCGTGGTCGGTCTGCTGTGGTTCGCGTGCATTGTCGCGCTCGGCCTTCTGATGAAGGCGAACAACTAG